The Flavobacterium sp. 102 genomic interval GGCGATTTGGGAACCAAACTGTTTTTGCAAAACCTGATGAACCAAACTTCGGTTTGCTTCGACACAGAAACCACCGGCATTGACACACTCCATGCTGAATTAGTAGGAATGTCATTTTCGTTTGAAAAAGGCAAAGCTTTTTACGTTCCATTCCCAGAAAATCGGGAAGAAGCACAAACCTTAGCCGATAAATTCAAACCGTTTTTTGAAAGCGAAACCATTGAAAAAATTGGGCAAAACATCAAATATGATTTGAAAATTTTATCCAATTACGGCATTCAAGTCAAAGGAAAATTATTCGACACCATGATTGCGCATTATTTAATCAATCCGGATATGCGTCACAACATGGATGTCTTGAGTGAAACGTATTTGAAATATTCGCCAAAATCCATCGAAACGCTAATCGGCAAAAAAGGCAAAGGACAATTATCCATGCGCGATGTTCCTTTGGAAAACATCAAAGAATATGCTGCCGAAGATGCTGATATCACGTTACAATTAAAAGAAGTTTTCAGCCCGATTTTAGACAAAGCAGAAACCAAAAAACTATTTGACGAAATCGAAATTCCATTGATTCCGGTTCTTGCCGCGATGGAAACTGAAGGTATTCGCTTGGATGTTGATTTCTTAAAATCGATGTCGGTTGATATGCAAAAAGAAATTACACTGTTTGAGCAAAAAATCTACGAAACAGCAGGAGAAAAATTCAATTTGGCTTCCCCAAAACAACTCGGAGAAGTCCTTTTTGACAAAATGAAAATCGGTGGCGCCAAACAAAAGAAAACTAAAACCGGACAATACGCCACTGGTGAAGAAGTGTTGAGTTATTTGTCGAACGAACACCAAATCGTAAAAGATATTTTGGATTGGCGTCAAATGGTAAAATTGCAAAGTACTTATATCGATGCGTTACCAAATCAAGTCGATGCCAAAACCCAACGCGTTCACACCGATTATATGCAAACCGTTGCCGCAACCGGTCGTTTAAGTTCCAACAATCCGAATTTACAAAACATTCCGATCCGCACAGAACGAGGACGTTTGATTAGAAAAGCCTTTGTCGCTCGTGATGAAAATTACACCTTACTTTCTGCCGATTACTCTCAGATAGAATTGAGAATTATTGCCGCTTTATCAGGTGAAGAAAATATGATCAAAGCCTTCCAAAACAACGAAGACATTCACAGAAGTACGGCCGCGAAAGTATTCAACGTAGCGTTGGAAGAAGTCACCAAAGAACAACGAAGCAATGCCAAAACGGTCAACTTCGGAATTATTTATGGTGTTTCAGCTTTTGGTTTGAGTAACCAAACTTCTTTGTCACGTTCTGAAAGCGCAGCACTAATTGACGCTTATTACAAAACCTATCCGAAACTAAAATCGTACATGTCAGAACAAGTTGATTTTGCAAGACAAAATGGTTATGTGCAAACTGTTTTGGGTAGACGACGTTATTTGAAAGACATCAATTCAGCGAATGCAGTAGTTAGAAGCGGTGCTGAACGAAATGCCGTAAACGCACCAATACAAGGAAGCGCTGCCGATATCATCAAAATCGCGATGATTAACATTCACCAAAAGCTAACTTCGGAAAATTGGCAGTCAAAAATGTTGTTACAAGTGCATGACGAATTGGTTTTCGACGTGCACAACTCCGAATTAGAGAAAATCAAACCGTTAATCAAACACGAAATGGAAAATGCGTTCAAGCTAGACGTGCCTTTAGAAGTTGAGTTAGGAACCGGTAAAAATTGGCTGGAAGCGCATTAATTTTCAGGTTGACAATAAGTAAACATCGCCAAAATTCAGGAATCAGGTCAAAAAAAAATATTACTTTTAGATAACCAAAAAATGCTATGAATTTTGGAAACACTAAAAACAATTCTCTATTTTTCTATCTTCAGATATCCGTTGCGAATTGAAGAAATCCATAGTTATACCAACTATGAATCCATTTCGGACACTGAAAAAGAACTGCAACACCTGATTGCCGAAAAAATCCTCATTAAAGTGGACGATTTCTATGTCTATGGAAGCGATTTGGATTCGGTTATCAAAAGACTTCGCGGCAATATGTATGCTGACAGAGCGCTCAAAATTGCCCAAAAGAAAGCCAAATTCATTGCCAAATTCCCTTTTGTAAAAGGCGTTGGCGTTTCTGGTTCGTTGTCAAAAGGCTATTATGACAACGGAAGTGATATCGATTTCTTTGTCATTACCGAACCCAATAAACTTTGGCTTTGCCGAACCTTTTTGATGCTTTACAAAAAAATATTCCTGCTCAATTCGCGTAAGTTTTTTTGTGTCAATTACTTTGTTTCAACAAGCCAAATGGAAATCGAAGAAAAAAACCGATTTACAGCGACGGAATTGAAAACATTAATTCCAATGCAAGGCAAAACCGTTTTTGAAGATTTCTTTCAAAAAAACCAATGGGTTACTAACTATTTTAATAAATTCAGTCCTGAATTGACTTTGGTTCCTGATTTCAAAAAACCAATCGGAACAAAATCCGTAGAGTTTATGTTTGGAAACCATATCGGAAATTTTATTGATGATAGTTTCAAAAAAATTACCCTGAAAAAATGGAGAGCCAAATTCCGTATGATGAGCGAAGAAGATTTTAAAATTGCCTTGAAATCAACGAAAAATATCTCAAAACACCATCCATCGCACTTTCAAAAGAAAGTTATTTTGGATTTGAATAACCGAATTGAAGAAGTGGGTCATAACTTCAACATCAATTTAGCCAAAGAAAATGTCTAACATCCTTTTTTCGCATTCGTATTATTACAAACTCGACTCAAAGCAATGGAAAAACAAAACACCTTTTCCACCTTTGGGAACGCTTTATGCAGCTTCATTATTGCGGAAAAATGGTTTTGAAGTTTCGCTTTTTGACACCAATTTATTAGACAGTCCAAATACTATCGAACCCATTTTAAAATCATCAAAACCCAATTATTTGGTGATTTATGATGATGGTTTCAATTACTTGACCAAAATGTGTTTGACCAACATGCGAGATGCTTGTTTTGAGATGATTCGTTTGGGAAAAACTCACAATTGTACGATTATCGTTTGCAGTTCCGATTCCACTGACCATTATTCGGATTACCTTAAAATGGGTGCCGATTATATTTTGCAAGGCGAAGGTGAAATGTCGCTTTTAGAGCTGATTAAAGCTTTGGAAAATGAAACTGTAATGGATGACATTAAAGGCATAGTTTTTAAGAAAAATGGACAAGTTAAAGTCAGTCCTAAACGCGAAGTGCTTCAAAATTTAGACGAATTGCCTTTACCAGCTTGGGATTTAGTCGATATCGAAAGTTACAAGGCCATTTGGAAACAAAGCGGTCAACCATTTACTTTGAACGTTGCCACGACTCGCGGTTGTCCGTACAAATGCAATTGGTGTGCGAAACCGATTTACGGCAATCGCTACAATGCGCATTCTCCTGAATATATTGTTACCGAAATTCAGTTTTTAAAGGCAAATTTTGGCGTCACTCGTTTTTGGATGTGTGATGATATTTTTGGGTTGAAGCCGAATTGGGTTCAGGAATTCAACACCAAATTAAAAGAACAAAGCTTAAAAATCAGCTATTATATCCAAAGTCGCGTTGATTTATTACTAAAAGAAGACACGATTGATTGCTTGGCTGAATCCGGTTTGGAAGAAGTTTGGGTTGGTGCCGAAAGTGCTTCGCAAAAAATTCTCGATGCGATGGATAAAGGCACGACGGTAGAACAAATTTACGAAGCAACAAAACTATTAAAAGACAAAAAAATACGTGTGGCTTTTTTTCTGCAGTTTGGTTATCTAACCGAAAATCAGGAAGACATTCAAAAAACCATCGCAATGGTCAAAGAACTGATGCCGGATAACATTGGGATTTCCGTTTCTTATCCTTTGCCCGGAACGAAGTTTTATGACAAAGTCAAGGACGATTTAAAACTCAAATCCAATTGGACGGATTCGGACGATTTTGAGATGCTATTTCACGGCACTTATAAATCCAATTACTATAGAAAACTGCAACGATTTGTTCATAAAGAATTCAGAAAACAACAAGGTTTTTATAATTTGAAACAAGCGTTTATTAAACCTTCTTCACTTACAGTTGCAAATGTAAAATCGATTGCCAAATTGGGTTATTACATTCCGAGCGCTTTCCTTGATACGCTTTCGCTAAAAAAACTACAACAAAATGGAAGCTAGTTTTGACAAAGCCGCAGCAAATTATGACGATACTTTTACCAATACCGAAATTGGGAAAATGCAGCGCGATTTAGTTTACACCGAACTTTCCAAACACCTAACTTCCGTTAAAAACATACTCGAAATCAATTGTGGCACCGGCGAAGATGCGATTTGGTTCGCCAAACAAAATTTCAATATAACTGCGACTGATATTTCCCCAAAAATGATTGAAGTGGCGAAAGGAAAAGCAAACCTCAACTTTAAAACTGCTGATATCAATTCAATTGCTTCCACTTTTGAAAACGAAAAATTTGATTTGCTCTTTTCCAATTTTGGCGGTTTGAATTGTTTATCGAAATCGGAACTAACACATTTCTTTGCTAATATCAATTTGATACTTTCGGAAAAAGGCCAATTAGCCTTGGTGATTATGCCGAAGAATACGCTTTGGGAACGCTTTTATTTTTTGGCTAAAGCCCAATTCAAAAACATTTTCCGACGAAAAAGAGAAGGCGTGATTGCTCAGGTTGATGGAGAAAATGTAACGACTTATTACTACAACCCAAAAGATATTGTAAATTTAGCCAACGCTAATTTTGAAACTGTTACAGTAAAGCCGATAGGTTTTTTTGTTCCGCCGTCATATTTGGATGGATTTTTTAAAAACAAAAAAGGAATACTTAGATTTTTAAACCGATTGGAACAAGGCATTAAAAATGCTTCCTCGCTTTCAAAATACGCCGATCATTACCTTATAATTTTGCAAAAACGATGAGTATTTTATTCACCCATGCGTATTATTTATCGGATGATCCTAAGGAACAAAAGATCATGAAGCCCTATCCGCCATTAGGGTTACTTTATGTTTCTGCTTATTTGAAAAGCAAAAATATTGACAATGATGTTTTCGACACAACCTTTGCTTCGCAATCAACACAACTCGATTTTATTTTAGAAAAACAACCCAAAATCATTTGCATTTACACCAATTTGATGACCAAAATTGAAGTCATTAAATTGATTAAAATCCTTAAAACTGTAGTGTTTAATTTTCCGAAAATTGCCCTAGGCGGTCCGGATGTGACTTATAATGTCGAAAATTATCTCAAAGCCGGAGCCGATTTTTTAATCATTGGCGAAGGCGAAGAAACGACTTTTGAATTGTATAATGCAATCATCAAAAATGGCGATTTTCACCAAGTAAATGGCATCGCTTTTTTAGAAAACAATCAAATTATTCAAACTACAGCACGAACCAAATTCAAAGAACTCGACGAATTGCCACTACCGAATAGAGATGCCATCAACATGCAAAACTATTTGGACACTTGGAAAACCAATCACGGTCAAAGTTCGATGACGATTTCTACGCAGCGTGGTTGTCCTTATACCTGCAAATGGTGCAGTACGGCAGTTTATGGGCAAAGTTATCGTCGCAGACCGGCGAATCAAGTCGCGGAAGAAATGAAAATGCTGAAAGAAAAACACAATCCGGATGCGCTTTGGTTTGTGGATGATGTGTTCACCGTAAGTCACAAATGGCTGGTAGCTTTCAAAGAAGAAGTGTTGCAACAAGACGCTGTGATTCCGTTTGAGTGCATTACTCGTGCAGAACGATTGAATGCTGAAATTTTGCAATTATTGAAAGACGTTGGTTGTTTCCGAATTTGGATTGGTGCCGAAAGCGGTTCGCAAACGATTATCGATGCGATGGACCGACGTGTAGATGTCAACCAAGTAAAAAAAGTGATTCAGGATACCAATGCGATGGGTATAGAAACCGGAACCTTTATCATGCTTGGTTATCCCGGAGAAACCGAAAAAGACATTACGGAAACCATTCAGTATTTGAAAGATGCAAATCCGACTTTGTATACGATAACTGTTGCTTATCCTATCAAAGGAACGAGTTTGTACAACGAAATCGAACACAAAATCACGCAACAACCCGATTGGGAAACCTCAACCGACAGAGACATCGATTTTGAACGAACGTATTCGAGAAAATATTACCAATACGCCGTTAGCAAAGTGGTAAATGAAGTCGAGTTTCACAAAGCCAGTTCAAAAATGAGTTTGAAAGCGTTGAAATTGAAGACTAAATCACTAATGGCCACCGGATTGATGAAAATTAGCAAATAATCCTTTGAAAAAAGAAACCACATACTTGCTTTTACTGACTGCCATTTATTTTGTGGTGAGTTTGATTGGGATTTTACACCATGAATTGTGGTTAGACGAAGCGCATCATTATCTTTTGGCGCGCGACAGCAATTCTTTTTTGGAATTAATTCAAAACACGAGATATGAAGGTCATCCTATTCTTTGGAATTCATTGCTTTATGGTTTAACCAGATTTACCCTGAATCCGTTTTGGATGCAGTATTTACACATTTTAATTTCGACTTCGGTAGTTTTTCTATTCCTTCGAAAAGCACCATTATCATTAGTATTTAAGACACTTTTTATCTTTGGTTACTTTATGCTTTTCGAATACAATTTAATCAGCCGAAATTATATTTTAGGCGTTTTATTTTTGTTTTTAGCTGCGTCTGTTTTTGAGAAGCGAAAAGAAAAGTTTGTGTTGTTGTGTGTTTATTTAGCTTTGGCAGCCAATATTCATTTGATGTTTAGCGTGATTGCTTTTGCTCTGTTTTTGACACTTTTGTCTGAAAATTATCTAAACAAAGAATTGTTTAAAAGAGTCTACACCATTGGTTATTTAGTTTTTGGTATTGGATTATTATTGACCATTATCCAAATTATTCCACCGGATGATACTCGTTTTTTTGACCGAATAGAAGGCATGCAGTTGGGTGAGAAATTCATTAAGGGATTTATTTCATTTTTTAAAGCCATCGTTACAATTCCCGATTTTACTACAATACACTTTTGGAATTCCAATCTTTTAGTAAATCTCAGCAAACCCATTACGGCAGTTTTGGGATTGTTGACCTATTGCATTCCGTTGCTTTTATTTTATAAAAACCGCAAAGTGCTTTTCTTTGTTTATATCGGATTAATTGGTGTACAGATTTTCTTTTTTGTAACCCAAATGAGTGCCACACGTTACGACGGAATGAACTATTTTATCATCATCATCGGATTGTGGATAGAAAGGTATTATCCTTCTGAAGATTATAAAATAAGGGATTATTTGAGTTCATGGAAGCTAACTTTACTAAAAAAACCAATAATCTATAGTATTTTAATCATTCATCTATTTAGTGGTTTTTATGCTTATGCGATGGATTATAACTATCCATTCACGTCATCTAAAAAAGCCATTGATTATTTAAAAGAAAAAAAGTTAAATTTGAATGAAATCATAACCATTACCTGCGATGGAACGGCTATTAGTCCTTATTTAGAAAAGAAAGTTTACTTCTTGTGTGACGGAAGTTATCAGAGTTATTGTCATTGGAATTTTGACTGTGCAATCAACATTTCGGATAAAAACATCACGGAAATGCTTGCCAATTATATTGTTTCAAACGATTACGGAATTTATGTTTCTAATTATACTATTACCAAAAATTTAAAAGAAAACACTTGGGAAACAATCAACGAAAAAGTCAAAATCCGATTTATCAAAAAGTATGACCAAAACATCGTCCGCAATTCGTATTACTATATTTATGAAGTAGCCAAAATAACATCCTCAGAATGATTAATAACAAAAAAATAATCGTTGTTCTGCCGGCTTATAATGCGGCCAAAACACTTCAAAAAACCTTTGAAGAGATTCCTTTTGACATCGTTGACGATATCATTATCACTGACGATTTCAGTGAGGACAATACTATTGAAATAGCTCAAAAAATTGGCATCCAAAACATTATTATACACGATAAAAACAAAGGATACGGCGCCAATCAAAAGTCCTGTTATAAAAAAGCCTTGGAACTGAATGCGGATATCATTGTGATGTTACATCCTGATTATCAATATACGCCCAAATTAATTCCGGCCATGTGTACTTTAGTCGCCAATGATTTGTACGATGTGGTTTTGGGTTCACGCATCTTGAGTAAAGGCGCTTTAAAAGGCGGCATGCCTATTTATAAATACATTTCAAACCGAATTTTGACTTTCATCCAAAATGTTTTAATGAACCAAAAACTCTCGGAATACCATACCGGCTATCGCTGTTTTGACACAAAACTGTTGGAAAAAATTGACTTCGAAAACAATTCAGACGATTTTGTTTTTGACAATGAAATTTTGGCTCAATGTTGCTTCTTGAAAGCTCGGATTGGCGAAATATCTTGTCCGGCTAAGTATTTCGAAGAGGCAAGTTCGATTAACTTTCAAAGAAGTCTCACTTATGGGTTAGGGGTTTTAAGGGTTGCTGTTTCTTACTTTTTTCAGAAAACCAAACTCGCCTCGTTTTCACTTTTTAAAAATTTATGAAAAGTGCCTTATTAAAATATTATCCCTTGTTGGCTTTGCTTTTGCTTTGTGGTTTTTATTTGTTTAAAGCGATTGATTTTCCGGCTCATGATTTTGCCAATTATTATTTTGGCGGAAAGTTTTTGGCAAAAGGAAATTTCAGTTCTAATATTTATTTCCCCTATGAATTCAATAAAGCGATTTTCGATTCCGGTTACCCAAATATATTTGTCAGTTATGCCCCGAATACGCCGTTTTTAGCATTTTTCTTCTTACTCTTTGCCGGTTTTTCTCTGGCTGTAGCCAAAATAATCTTCAACAGTCTTTCAGTTGTTTTATTCTTTTTCAGCATTTACAGATTATTCAACCATTATAAAATCGATTGGCGTTACGCTTTGCTGATTCCGGTTTTGTTTTTGGTGCCGATAAAAAACAATTTACTCTTTGGACAAGTTTACTTTTTATTGTTTTTCTTGCTAAGCGAAGGTTGGCTAGCCTATGAAAAAAAACAATGGAAATCGATGTCCTTGTTTTGGAGTTTGGCTATTTTATTAAAAGTATTTCCGGTTTTATTGGTCGCCCTTTTTATCTTTAGAAAGCAATGGAAACCATTGTCCTTTTGGGTTGCGTTTTGTCTTTTACTTTTGGGGATTTCTATTTTATTTACCGGAGTTGACATCTGGATTTTCTACTTGCAAGAAGTTTTGCCAAAAGCTTCTAACGGCGAAATCGCAACTGGTTTTGTCGATAATTATCAATCGGTTTTTATGTTTTTGAAGCGTTGTTTTGTATTTGAAACGATTGAAAATCCGAATGCCTTTTACAATTATCCGAATTTATTTTCCGCCTTGATGGTTGCTTTTAAAATTGGTGTTTTGGTCATTGGTTATTTCATTTCCAAAAGAAATTCCAATACACTTTTTGTTTTCTCTTATTGGATTTTGGCAATGATACTACTTTCGCCTTATGGAAGCACTTATACTTTTATTTTACTATTATTCCCGTTTTTGGCTTTGCTGAAAAGCGAGATATCTAATACCAAAAAAGTTGCTTTCTGTCTGATAATTTTTCTAATCAACAATTTTTCTTTGTCGATTTTTATTGGGCAAGAATTCCCTTTTTCTTATTTAAGAATGTTGCTATTGTTTTTGTTTTTTGTTTTGTTTTTACTTCAGTTTCGGCAAAAAGTCAATTGGAAAGCGGTTGCAATGTTGTCATTGTTTCCACTGTTTTTAATATTGTTTTTTAAAACCACAAAACCTGAAAAATCAACGATTTTACTTGAAAACGGACCAACATTGGTATATGATTACGAAATCAACAATAATTCCTTGATAGGTCATTTTTGGGATGGAAGAGAGAAAGTAATATTATGGAATACTAAAATTCAAACTTTTCATCCGCTGAAATTGAAAAACAATCAGGTTTTTTATAACAACCAACAACTTACGTTTGACAAAAGCCATAAGCGGAAACCAATACTGATTGATAACAAAACTGTGCTGTATCTTTCGGATTATGATAGAGGCATTGGGTTTTATACGCTAAGAAAAATAACTTTAAATTGAAAAACAAATCACTCAAAAGATTAGGTTTAATTACCAATAACACACTACGACAAATTTTGATTTCAGTATTTAGCATGGTGATTCCGTTTTTGGTGATTCATTTTTCCTCTAAAGAAATTTGGGGTTCTTTTGTTGGATTCTTTCTATATTGTTTATTCGCCATTCAAGTCATTAATTGGGGAAATAAGGAATACTTGCTGAGAAAATTTAGTGAAAACCCAAGAGAAATCGCCTTTCGCTTTTCTGAAAACATGGCTACTCGTTTTCCTTTAGTTATCCTTTTTTCTCTCATTGGATTGGTTTTGTTCCCTATTTCTTTTGGGTTTTGGATTTTGATTTGGCTT includes:
- a CDS encoding B12-binding domain-containing radical SAM protein; the protein is MSILFTHAYYLSDDPKEQKIMKPYPPLGLLYVSAYLKSKNIDNDVFDTTFASQSTQLDFILEKQPKIICIYTNLMTKIEVIKLIKILKTVVFNFPKIALGGPDVTYNVENYLKAGADFLIIGEGEETTFELYNAIIKNGDFHQVNGIAFLENNQIIQTTARTKFKELDELPLPNRDAINMQNYLDTWKTNHGQSSMTISTQRGCPYTCKWCSTAVYGQSYRRRPANQVAEEMKMLKEKHNPDALWFVDDVFTVSHKWLVAFKEEVLQQDAVIPFECITRAERLNAEILQLLKDVGCFRIWIGAESGSQTIIDAMDRRVDVNQVKKVIQDTNAMGIETGTFIMLGYPGETEKDITETIQYLKDANPTLYTITVAYPIKGTSLYNEIEHKITQQPDWETSTDRDIDFERTYSRKYYQYAVSKVVNEVEFHKASSKMSLKALKLKTKSLMATGLMKISK
- a CDS encoding glycosyltransferase family 2 protein; amino-acid sequence: MINNKKIIVVLPAYNAAKTLQKTFEEIPFDIVDDIIITDDFSEDNTIEIAQKIGIQNIIIHDKNKGYGANQKSCYKKALELNADIIVMLHPDYQYTPKLIPAMCTLVANDLYDVVLGSRILSKGALKGGMPIYKYISNRILTFIQNVLMNQKLSEYHTGYRCFDTKLLEKIDFENNSDDFVFDNEILAQCCFLKARIGEISCPAKYFEEASSINFQRSLTYGLGVLRVAVSYFFQKTKLASFSLFKNL
- a CDS encoding radical SAM protein, whose amino-acid sequence is MSNILFSHSYYYKLDSKQWKNKTPFPPLGTLYAASLLRKNGFEVSLFDTNLLDSPNTIEPILKSSKPNYLVIYDDGFNYLTKMCLTNMRDACFEMIRLGKTHNCTIIVCSSDSTDHYSDYLKMGADYILQGEGEMSLLELIKALENETVMDDIKGIVFKKNGQVKVSPKREVLQNLDELPLPAWDLVDIESYKAIWKQSGQPFTLNVATTRGCPYKCNWCAKPIYGNRYNAHSPEYIVTEIQFLKANFGVTRFWMCDDIFGLKPNWVQEFNTKLKEQSLKISYYIQSRVDLLLKEDTIDCLAESGLEEVWVGAESASQKILDAMDKGTTVEQIYEATKLLKDKKIRVAFFLQFGYLTENQEDIQKTIAMVKELMPDNIGISVSYPLPGTKFYDKVKDDLKLKSNWTDSDDFEMLFHGTYKSNYYRKLQRFVHKEFRKQQGFYNLKQAFIKPSSLTVANVKSIAKLGYYIPSAFLDTLSLKKLQQNGS
- a CDS encoding glycosyltransferase family 87 protein, whose product is MKSALLKYYPLLALLLLCGFYLFKAIDFPAHDFANYYFGGKFLAKGNFSSNIYFPYEFNKAIFDSGYPNIFVSYAPNTPFLAFFFLLFAGFSLAVAKIIFNSLSVVLFFFSIYRLFNHYKIDWRYALLIPVLFLVPIKNNLLFGQVYFLLFFLLSEGWLAYEKKQWKSMSLFWSLAILLKVFPVLLVALFIFRKQWKPLSFWVAFCLLLLGISILFTGVDIWIFYLQEVLPKASNGEIATGFVDNYQSVFMFLKRCFVFETIENPNAFYNYPNLFSALMVAFKIGVLVIGYFISKRNSNTLFVFSYWILAMILLSPYGSTYTFILLLFPFLALLKSEISNTKKVAFCLIIFLINNFSLSIFIGQEFPFSYLRMLLLFLFFVLFLLQFRQKVNWKAVAMLSLFPLFLILFFKTTKPEKSTILLENGPTLVYDYEINNNSLIGHFWDGREKVILWNTKIQTFHPLKLKNNQVFYNNQQLTFDKSHKRKPILIDNKTVLYLSDYDRGIGFYTLRKITLN
- a CDS encoding class I SAM-dependent methyltransferase, with translation MEASFDKAAANYDDTFTNTEIGKMQRDLVYTELSKHLTSVKNILEINCGTGEDAIWFAKQNFNITATDISPKMIEVAKGKANLNFKTADINSIASTFENEKFDLLFSNFGGLNCLSKSELTHFFANINLILSEKGQLALVIMPKNTLWERFYFLAKAQFKNIFRRKREGVIAQVDGENVTTYYYNPKDIVNLANANFETVTVKPIGFFVPPSYLDGFFKNKKGILRFLNRLEQGIKNASSLSKYADHYLIILQKR
- a CDS encoding nucleotidyltransferase domain-containing protein, whose protein sequence is METLKTILYFSIFRYPLRIEEIHSYTNYESISDTEKELQHLIAEKILIKVDDFYVYGSDLDSVIKRLRGNMYADRALKIAQKKAKFIAKFPFVKGVGVSGSLSKGYYDNGSDIDFFVITEPNKLWLCRTFLMLYKKIFLLNSRKFFCVNYFVSTSQMEIEEKNRFTATELKTLIPMQGKTVFEDFFQKNQWVTNYFNKFSPELTLVPDFKKPIGTKSVEFMFGNHIGNFIDDSFKKITLKKWRAKFRMMSEEDFKIALKSTKNISKHHPSHFQKKVILDLNNRIEEVGHNFNINLAKENV
- the polA gene encoding DNA polymerase I: MSQQKRLFLLDAYALIFRGYYAFIKNPRINSKGMDTSAIMGFMNSLMDVIKREKPDHLAVAFDKGGSDYRYEMYKEYKAHRDETPEAIKIAVPYIQELLKAMHIPIMEKAGFEADDLIGTLAKQAEKEGFQVFMVTPDKDFAQLVSENIFMYKPARMGNDIEIWGIPEVLAKFEIEDPLQVIDFLGMMGDSADNIPGFPGVGEVTAKKLLKEFGTMENLLENTDKLKGALKDKIENNKELGILSKKLARILLDCPVTFNADDFELSKPDVEKTDALFMELEFRQMKAQFDKLFGTGKEYDEIDTNGNGSDNGQTPQAAKKAPSKKSNEDQFDLFGFSDENSDEPKHNSYYATIETTDHNYTIIQGDLGTKLFLQNLMNQTSVCFDTETTGIDTLHAELVGMSFSFEKGKAFYVPFPENREEAQTLADKFKPFFESETIEKIGQNIKYDLKILSNYGIQVKGKLFDTMIAHYLINPDMRHNMDVLSETYLKYSPKSIETLIGKKGKGQLSMRDVPLENIKEYAAEDADITLQLKEVFSPILDKAETKKLFDEIEIPLIPVLAAMETEGIRLDVDFLKSMSVDMQKEITLFEQKIYETAGEKFNLASPKQLGEVLFDKMKIGGAKQKKTKTGQYATGEEVLSYLSNEHQIVKDILDWRQMVKLQSTYIDALPNQVDAKTQRVHTDYMQTVAATGRLSSNNPNLQNIPIRTERGRLIRKAFVARDENYTLLSADYSQIELRIIAALSGEENMIKAFQNNEDIHRSTAAKVFNVALEEVTKEQRSNAKTVNFGIIYGVSAFGLSNQTSLSRSESAALIDAYYKTYPKLKSYMSEQVDFARQNGYVQTVLGRRRYLKDINSANAVVRSGAERNAVNAPIQGSAADIIKIAMINIHQKLTSENWQSKMLLQVHDELVFDVHNSELEKIKPLIKHEMENAFKLDVPLEVELGTGKNWLEAH